In Mycoplasmopsis cynos, the following are encoded in one genomic region:
- the ychF gene encoding redox-regulated ATPase YchF, protein MSLKAGIVGLPNVGKSTLFSAITKKQVEASNYAFTTIEPNISSVPLIDPRLEQIASIVKPDKIIWATFDFVDIAGLVKGASKGEGLGNKFLANIREVDAIIHVIRCFEDKNIMHVANSVDPVRDKDVINYELIFADLETITNVLNRVAKKAKSGDKDAIIEQTAALKIKEALENNHPARDVVLDENEAKYIKGYHLLTYKPIIYVANLGNEQYLNYKNDSLYQSLLESLKPNEKLMPISVQVESELVQINDPNEKKELLDLYGIKTSGLDLLTKEAFELLNLETYFTAGQIEARAWVYHKGWTAPKCAGVIHTDFEKKFIKAEIIAFEDFIKYNGELGAKNAGKMRQEGKQYIMRDGDICHFKFGK, encoded by the coding sequence ATGTCTTTAAAAGCTGGAATTGTTGGATTACCAAACGTTGGTAAAAGCACTTTATTTAGTGCAATTACAAAAAAACAAGTAGAAGCATCAAATTATGCTTTTACTACAATTGAGCCTAATATATCTTCTGTTCCGCTAATTGATCCAAGATTAGAACAAATTGCAAGTATTGTTAAACCTGATAAAATAATTTGAGCAACTTTTGATTTTGTTGATATCGCTGGACTAGTAAAAGGAGCCTCAAAAGGCGAAGGTTTAGGTAATAAATTTTTAGCAAATATAAGAGAAGTTGATGCAATTATTCACGTGATAAGATGCTTTGAAGATAAAAATATTATGCACGTAGCTAACTCAGTTGACCCCGTTCGTGACAAGGATGTTATTAATTATGAATTAATTTTTGCAGATCTTGAAACAATTACAAATGTTTTAAATAGAGTTGCTAAAAAAGCAAAATCAGGTGATAAAGATGCAATTATTGAACAAACCGCAGCATTAAAAATTAAAGAGGCTTTAGAAAATAACCATCCGGCTCGTGATGTAGTACTCGATGAAAATGAAGCAAAATATATAAAGGGATACCATTTATTAACTTATAAACCAATAATATATGTTGCTAATTTGGGAAATGAACAATATTTAAATTATAAAAATGATTCCCTATATCAATCATTATTAGAATCATTAAAACCAAATGAAAAGTTAATGCCAATTTCTGTACAAGTTGAATCTGAACTTGTACAAATCAATGATCCAAATGAAAAAAAAGAACTTTTGGATTTATATGGGATAAAAACAAGTGGACTTGATTTGTTAACAAAAGAAGCTTTTGAGCTGCTTAATTTAGAAACTTATTTTACAGCAGGGCAGATTGAAGCAAGAGCCTGAGTTTATCATAAAGGTTGAACAGCTCCAAAATGTGCTGGTGTAATTCATACCGATTTTGAGAAGAAATTTATTAAAGCTGAAATTATTGCTTTTGAAGACTTTATTAAATACAATGGAGAATTAGGCGCAAAAAATGCTGGAAAAATGAGACAAGAAGGAAAGCAATATATAATGAGGGATGGCGACATATGTCATTTCAAATTCGGAAAATAA
- a CDS encoding MAG5620 family putative phospho-sugar mutase gives MNIETLKSWYSFYTNEGVYNRSFETFITEIKTNKSLYEKFIKMPKSTTSGIKFYGDDDYGFNQINFFTLIAIIHIFNKNYDFTKNRKIIIGFSHDSPKIQKLKDFLIRFLNRNKFQVFIHNANFVSEFLINETTKTWDIKNGIYLNYDENTNKYYLKIYYNNHEISIEEQKSFIAELLHFKSNIVLGKIKEHQTLNIDKIINFYSEKLIKDNIEKLQKITKKPSFTVYTLISDAETSYILNKILVNAGFKVHKLSQIYKNLHNLNEANFNFFKAFKINSYKADIFIFINSFNELKIYVKTKNKYVLLNEEDLIFLYINNYYLTWKKIGILNKNKIYIPFYASKNIFNLFYRFSIPYEKNEDISNNNVLLSYSDNKFSNNLYNNLDYNNIPFIIRFCFILYNYKINNNLFDYKYKKMKETNKNVFLLNDNIKMDYNISLEVVNSYFEGDKIYHKNSIIKIKKLDQKSRNEHNLLEVKIGTKKWNFLCYLFFNFKKNSLVTKAEIELNNESSKFNRIINKIKFWWIFKQFIKNIKQLKNPKKG, from the coding sequence ATGAATATCGAAACCTTAAAATCTTGGTATAGTTTCTACACAAATGAAGGGGTCTATAACCGTTCTTTTGAGACATTTATAACTGAAATAAAAACAAATAAGTCACTATATGAAAAATTTATTAAAATGCCAAAATCAACAACATCAGGAATTAAGTTTTATGGTGATGATGATTATGGATTTAATCAGATAAACTTTTTTACCTTAATTGCTATTATTCATATTTTTAATAAAAATTATGACTTTACTAAAAATAGAAAGATTATTATCGGATTCAGTCATGACTCTCCAAAAATTCAAAAATTGAAAGATTTTTTAATTAGATTTTTAAATAGAAACAAATTTCAAGTTTTTATACATAATGCTAATTTTGTTAGTGAATTTTTAATTAATGAAACCACTAAAACCTGGGATATTAAAAATGGTATTTATCTTAATTATGATGAAAATACCAATAAATATTACTTAAAAATCTATTACAACAATCATGAAATAAGTATCGAAGAGCAAAAATCATTTATTGCTGAACTATTGCATTTTAAATCCAATATTGTTTTAGGAAAAATAAAAGAACACCAAACTTTAAATATAGATAAAATCATAAACTTCTATTCTGAAAAATTAATTAAAGATAACATAGAAAAACTCCAAAAAATTACCAAAAAACCATCATTTACTGTATATACATTAATTTCAGATGCTGAAACAAGTTATATTCTTAATAAAATACTAGTGAATGCAGGTTTTAAAGTTCATAAGTTAAGTCAAATATATAAAAATTTGCATAATTTAAATGAAGCTAATTTCAATTTCTTTAAAGCATTTAAAATTAATTCTTATAAGGCTGATATTTTTATATTTATAAATAGTTTTAATGAATTAAAAATATATGTTAAAACGAAAAATAAATATGTTTTGCTAAATGAAGAAGATCTAATTTTTCTATATATAAATAATTATTATTTAACATGAAAAAAAATAGGTATTTTAAATAAAAACAAAATTTATATTCCATTTTACGCTTCTAAAAATATCTTTAATTTGTTTTACAGATTTTCAATTCCATATGAAAAAAATGAAGATATCTCAAATAATAATGTTTTATTAAGCTACTCTGATAATAAGTTTTCAAATAATTTATATAATAATTTAGATTACAATAACATTCCGTTTATTATTAGATTTTGTTTCATTTTATATAATTACAAAATTAACAACAATCTTTTTGATTATAAATATAAAAAAATGAAAGAAACTAATAAAAATGTATTTTTACTAAACGATAACATTAAAATGGATTATAACATTAGTTTAGAAGTGGTTAACTCATACTTTGAAGGTGATAAAATTTATCACAAAAATAGTATTATAAAAATTAAAAAACTTGATCAAAAAAGTCGAAATGAACATAATTTATTAGAGGTTAAAATAGGAACAAAAAAATGAAATTTTCTTTGTTACTTATTCTTTAATTTTAAGAAAAATTCTTTAGTAACAAAAGCGGAAATCGAACTTAATAATGAGTCTTCAAAATTTAATAGAATTATTAATAAAATTAAATTTTGATGGATTTTTAAACAATTTATAAAAAACATTAAACAGTTAAAAAATCCCAAAAAAGGTTAA
- a CDS encoding glycine--tRNA ligase has product MDEIVNHLKNTGFVYQGSEIYGGLSNTWDYGPLGSLLKDNIRDLWKKEFIFKESNNFLIDSKILMNPQVWITSGHVSNFSDPLIENKVNGKRYRADKLIQEIDPNLIPEKMTFDEMKEYLEKHLPKYEGSKTTWSDIKQFNLMFETFQGIIEGNKSRIYLRPETAQGIFVNFKNVLRTARPKLPFGIGQIGKSFRNEVTPGNFIFRTREFEQMELEFFTKPDEAEKWFNYYIQKAHEFILKTGIKSKNVRLRAHEKEELSHYSAGTTDIEYNFPFGWGELLGVANRTDYDLKSHSKATNENLDYLDTETNLKIFPYVIEPSIGLDRLMLAVISDVYEVENIQENDTRIVLRFPYQIAPYKVAVLPLIKKLSNKAKEIFNNLLDKGLSVIYDETGSIGKRYRRQDAIGTYWCLTIDYETLDDNTVTLRNRDTMQQIRIKIDELNKYL; this is encoded by the coding sequence ATGGATGAAATTGTAAATCATTTAAAAAACACAGGTTTTGTTTATCAAGGTAGTGAAATATATGGTGGATTATCTAATACATGAGACTATGGACCGCTCGGTTCATTATTAAAAGATAACATCCGCGATCTTTGAAAAAAAGAATTTATTTTCAAAGAATCCAATAACTTTTTAATTGATTCTAAAATTTTAATGAACCCTCAAGTTTGAATAACTAGTGGTCATGTTTCGAATTTCTCTGATCCATTAATTGAAAATAAAGTTAATGGAAAAAGATATCGTGCTGATAAATTAATTCAAGAAATAGATCCTAACTTAATTCCTGAAAAAATGACTTTTGATGAAATGAAAGAATATTTAGAAAAACACCTTCCAAAATATGAAGGTTCAAAAACCACTTGAAGTGATATTAAACAATTTAACTTAATGTTCGAAACATTCCAAGGTATTATCGAGGGAAATAAATCAAGAATTTATTTAAGACCTGAAACAGCACAAGGAATATTTGTGAATTTTAAAAATGTGCTCAGAACAGCAAGACCAAAATTACCTTTTGGAATAGGCCAAATAGGAAAGAGTTTTCGTAATGAAGTGACCCCTGGAAATTTTATCTTTAGAACAAGAGAATTTGAACAAATGGAATTAGAATTTTTTACTAAACCAGATGAAGCAGAAAAATGATTTAATTACTACATACAAAAAGCTCATGAATTTATTTTAAAAACAGGTATTAAATCTAAAAACGTTCGTCTTAGGGCGCATGAAAAAGAGGAATTATCACATTATTCAGCAGGCACAACAGATATTGAATATAACTTCCCTTTTGGTTGAGGCGAATTATTAGGAGTCGCTAATCGTACTGACTATGATTTAAAATCTCATTCAAAAGCAACTAATGAAAACTTAGATTATTTAGACACAGAAACAAATTTAAAAATATTTCCATATGTAATAGAACCAAGCATTGGATTAGATCGTTTAATGCTTGCTGTTATTTCAGATGTATATGAAGTAGAAAATATTCAGGAAAATGACACTAGAATTGTTTTAAGATTTCCATATCAAATCGCACCATATAAAGTAGCTGTTTTACCCTTAATTAAAAAACTTTCTAATAAAGCAAAAGAAATTTTTAATAACTTACTAGATAAAGGATTATCTGTAATATATGATGAAACTGGTTCAATAGGAAAAAGATATCGCAGACAAGACGCTATTGGAACATATTGATGTTTAACAATTGATTATGAAACTTTAGATGATAATACTGTGACATTAAGAAATCGTGATACAATGCAACAAATTAGAATTAAAATAGATGAATTAAACAAATATTTATAA